Proteins encoded within one genomic window of Candidatus Brevundimonas colombiensis:
- a CDS encoding phage head-tail adapter protein produces MDRALSRGAVVRVLGGLFRPVEAETPYGGRSVTFEPMGSVWLKGGTRRRVERGEGDQRRSVETMKAETRADPRLALGRVLRFGGADWTIRLVADPRPGRVELELERTR; encoded by the coding sequence GTGGATCGCGCCCTATCGCGTGGTGCGGTTGTGAGGGTGCTGGGGGGACTGTTCCGGCCGGTTGAGGCCGAGACGCCTTATGGCGGGCGCAGCGTGACGTTCGAGCCGATGGGGTCGGTCTGGCTGAAGGGCGGGACGCGGCGGCGGGTCGAGCGCGGCGAGGGCGACCAGCGCCGGTCGGTCGAGACGATGAAGGCCGAGACGCGGGCCGATCCGCGACTGGCGCTCGGGCGGGTGCTGCGCTTCGGCGGGGCGGACTGGACGATCCGCCTGGTCGCGGACCCGCGGCCGGGGCGGGTCGAACTGGAGCTGGAGCGGACGCGATGA
- a CDS encoding head-tail connector protein, which produces MAQPVTAAEAKLFLRVEHEAEDGLIATLIEAARARVEADVGLSLTSTSPAPLRLAILMLVLWAYERGDPDMAVEPVEGWIAPYRVVRL; this is translated from the coding sequence ATGGCGCAACCGGTGACGGCGGCGGAGGCGAAGCTGTTTCTGCGCGTCGAGCATGAGGCCGAGGACGGGCTGATCGCCACGCTGATCGAGGCGGCCAGGGCGCGGGTGGAGGCGGATGTGGGGCTGAGCTTGACGTCCACGTCCCCGGCGCCGCTTCGGCTGGCGATCCTGATGCTGGTGCTGTGGGCCTATGAACGGGGCGATCCCGACATGGCCGTGGAGCCGGTCGAGGGGTGGATCGCGCCCTATCGCGTGGTGCGGTTGTGA
- a CDS encoding phage major capsid protein — protein sequence MKETKQASASPEARAAMHEMMAAFEAFKGANDVRLGEIEKKAAADVLLEEKVARIDQAVAAAQARLDRVMSQNRRPQIGGEPVEPASAPEAKAAWDGYLKTGQSGGLEVKAGLSGGATSGGYVVPYETERAIERRLMAASPMREIATVRTVAAGVFRKPVSTAGVASGWVAETAARPETDPATLALLEFPSADLYANPAATQALLDDAMVDLDEWLAAEVEDAFAAQETAAFVTGDGTNKPRGFLSYTTVADADQAWGQIGSVASGAAGGFASASPTDRLIDLIYAPKAQYRPNGRFVMNRKTVSAVRKFKDADGNYIWQPATRLGETASLLGYPVTEIETMPDVAANSLSIAFGDFQRGYLIVDRAGVRVLRDPYSAKPYVLFYTTKRVGGGVQNFDAIKVMKFAAS from the coding sequence ATGAAAGAGACCAAACAGGCTTCCGCCTCGCCGGAAGCGCGCGCCGCCATGCATGAGATGATGGCCGCGTTCGAGGCGTTCAAAGGGGCGAACGACGTCCGGCTGGGCGAGATCGAGAAGAAGGCGGCGGCCGATGTCCTGCTGGAGGAGAAGGTGGCGCGCATCGATCAGGCGGTGGCGGCGGCCCAGGCGCGTCTGGATCGGGTGATGAGCCAGAACCGGCGTCCCCAGATCGGCGGCGAGCCGGTCGAGCCGGCGTCTGCGCCCGAGGCGAAGGCGGCGTGGGACGGCTATCTGAAGACGGGTCAATCCGGCGGGCTGGAGGTGAAGGCGGGCCTGTCGGGCGGCGCCACCTCGGGCGGCTATGTGGTGCCGTACGAGACGGAACGGGCCATCGAGCGGCGCCTGATGGCGGCCTCGCCGATGCGCGAGATCGCCACGGTGCGCACGGTGGCGGCGGGCGTGTTCAGAAAGCCGGTGTCGACGGCGGGCGTGGCCTCGGGCTGGGTGGCGGAAACCGCTGCACGTCCCGAGACGGACCCGGCGACCCTGGCCCTGCTGGAGTTCCCGTCGGCGGACCTCTACGCCAATCCGGCGGCGACCCAGGCCCTGCTGGACGACGCCATGGTCGATCTGGACGAATGGCTGGCGGCCGAGGTCGAGGACGCCTTCGCGGCGCAGGAGACGGCGGCCTTCGTGACCGGCGACGGGACCAACAAGCCGCGCGGCTTCCTGAGCTATACGACCGTGGCGGACGCGGATCAGGCCTGGGGTCAGATCGGTTCCGTGGCGTCAGGCGCGGCGGGCGGCTTCGCGTCGGCCAGCCCGACGGACCGGCTGATCGACCTGATCTATGCGCCCAAGGCCCAGTACCGACCGAACGGGCGGTTCGTGATGAACCGGAAGACGGTCTCGGCTGTGCGCAAGTTCAAGGACGCGGACGGCAACTACATCTGGCAGCCGGCGACGCGGCTGGGCGAGACGGCGAGCTTGCTCGGCTATCCGGTCACCGAGATCGAGACCATGCCGGATGTGGCGGCCAACAGCCTGTCGATCGCGTTCGGCGACTTCCAGCGCGGCTATCTGATCGTCGATCGGGCAGGGGTGCGGGTGCTGCGCGATCCCTATTCGGCCAAGCCCTATGTGCTGTTCTACACGACCAAGCGCGTGGGCGGCGGGGTGCAGAACTTCGACGCCATCAAGGTGATGAAGTTCGCCGCGAGCTGA
- a CDS encoding HK97 family phage prohead protease — MSGERNLLPPRSGEGGRAATGWGRPKKAAGLETKQVGGTLPGRLHPVSSDGATTLPRRGRESSGALPIQGYASLWGVADLNGDVVQAGAFADSLARTGAEGVRMLSQHDARAPVGVWDQIVEDDRGLFVRGRIADWSAEARFAGALSRAGALDGLSIGYRTARARRQGRLRVLSAVELWEVSLVTFPMLPGARFSLASTGEMAACFRG; from the coding sequence ATGAGCGGCGAACGCAATCTTCTCCCTCCCCGCTCCGGGGAGGGTGGTCGCGCAGCGACCGGGTGGGGGCGGCCCAAGAAGGCCGCAGGATTGGAAACAAAACAGGTCGGTGGGACTTTGCCCGGCCGCCTCCACCCGGTTTCGTCTGACGGCGCGACCACCCTCCCCCGCAGGGGGAGGGAGAGTTCCGGCGCACTCCCTATCCAGGGCTACGCCTCCCTGTGGGGCGTGGCGGACCTGAACGGAGATGTGGTGCAGGCGGGGGCGTTCGCCGACAGTCTGGCGCGGACGGGGGCCGAGGGCGTGCGGATGCTGAGCCAGCATGATGCGCGGGCGCCGGTCGGGGTGTGGGACCAGATCGTGGAGGACGACCGCGGCCTGTTCGTGCGCGGCCGGATCGCGGACTGGTCGGCCGAGGCGCGGTTCGCGGGCGCGCTGAGCCGGGCGGGGGCGCTGGATGGCCTGTCCATCGGCTATCGCACCGCGCGGGCCAGGCGTCAGGGGCGGTTGCGGGTGCTGAGCGCGGTCGAGCTGTGGGAGGTGTCGCTGGTGACATTCCCGATGCTGCCGGGCGCGCGGTTCAGCCTGGCATCGACGGGGGAGATGGCGGCGTGTTTTCGCGGATGA
- a CDS encoding phage portal protein, which yields MVSIRWPFGQAGRRGAPEAKESRAGGVIALSGVGRPRWTPNDYASLAREGYQKNAVAYRCIRMIAEAAASAPFAVFVGGARDDAHPLAKLIRRPNPEQSGAELMEAVYGALQVSGNAYVEATGDADGDGAPDELWALRSDRVKVVPGRSGWPEAWDYSVDGRSVRIGRAGDGWAPVMHLKLWHPLDDWYGLSPLEAAAQGVDAHNAAGAWNKALLDNAARPSGALVYGARNGERLTDGQFEALKDQLSNAYAGAMNAGRPILLEGGMDWKPLSLTPAEMDFTAGKHAAAREIALGFGVPPQLLGVPGDATYANYREANAAFWRQTVIPLVRKAAGAMTGWLGERFADCEIRADMDAVSALQPERDALWARLDAASFLTEDERRRMAGVEG from the coding sequence ATGGTTTCGATCCGGTGGCCGTTCGGCCAGGCGGGGCGCAGGGGTGCGCCTGAAGCGAAGGAAAGCCGGGCGGGCGGGGTGATCGCCCTGTCAGGCGTGGGGCGGCCGCGCTGGACGCCCAACGACTACGCCAGCTTGGCGCGCGAGGGGTATCAGAAGAATGCGGTGGCCTATCGCTGCATCCGCATGATCGCCGAGGCGGCGGCGTCTGCGCCGTTTGCTGTGTTTGTCGGCGGTGCGAGGGACGACGCCCATCCGCTGGCGAAGCTGATCCGTCGGCCCAATCCCGAACAGTCGGGGGCGGAGCTGATGGAGGCGGTCTATGGGGCGCTTCAGGTGTCGGGCAACGCCTATGTCGAGGCCACCGGCGATGCGGATGGGGACGGGGCGCCGGATGAGCTGTGGGCGCTGCGGTCGGACCGGGTGAAGGTGGTTCCCGGCCGGTCGGGCTGGCCCGAGGCGTGGGACTATTCCGTGGACGGACGGTCGGTTCGGATCGGGCGGGCCGGGGATGGCTGGGCGCCGGTGATGCACCTGAAACTGTGGCACCCGTTGGACGACTGGTACGGGCTGTCGCCGCTGGAGGCGGCTGCGCAGGGGGTGGATGCGCACAATGCGGCGGGCGCCTGGAACAAGGCCCTGCTGGACAATGCGGCGCGGCCCTCGGGGGCGCTGGTTTATGGTGCGCGCAACGGCGAGCGGCTGACCGACGGGCAGTTCGAGGCGCTGAAGGACCAGCTGTCGAACGCCTATGCCGGGGCGATGAACGCCGGGCGGCCGATCCTGCTTGAAGGCGGTATGGACTGGAAGCCGCTGAGCCTGACGCCGGCGGAGATGGACTTTACAGCGGGCAAACATGCGGCCGCGCGCGAGATCGCCCTGGGCTTCGGGGTTCCGCCGCAACTGCTGGGCGTGCCGGGCGACGCGACCTACGCCAACTATCGCGAGGCCAATGCGGCCTTCTGGCGCCAGACGGTGATCCCGCTGGTTCGGAAGGCGGCGGGGGCGATGACTGGCTGGCTGGGCGAACGGTTCGCCGACTGCGAGATCAGGGCCGATATGGATGCGGTCTCGGCGTTGCAGCCCGAGCGCGACGCCCTGTGGGCGCGGCTGGATGCCGCCAGCTTCCTGACCGAGGACGAGCGGCGTCGGATGGCGGGGGTGGAAGGATGA
- a CDS encoding acyltransferase: MGERFYGVQALRFAAATAVVAAHAVDLAGTRLGLETLVGDGALADFGAVGVDVFFVISGFVIATTARGQAGVDAAGAFLWRRFRRVAPIYWLLSAPILVGMARGGTLSADVAAATVLFWPFSGLEMTFPALGPGWTLCFEMLFYAAFGLAMAFGRRVGWGLVGAYGVLLVAGCFVAAPVLRFWGAPILVEFLLGMGIAGIWRFMPRWAGPWAVGLGLVVLGLTVVVGYGRVDGVEALNDPATGVARVLIWGLPSALLVFGAVRMERLDRAPGRVERAAAFMGDASYSIYLTHVLVIRALGRLFESGVVSAPGDAVAALTVLVSLAAGVAVHLWVERPLLRLMTPSRHCV; the protein is encoded by the coding sequence ATGGGGGAGCGGTTCTACGGGGTGCAGGCGCTGCGGTTCGCGGCGGCGACGGCGGTGGTCGCGGCCCATGCCGTGGACCTGGCCGGGACGCGGCTGGGGCTGGAGACGCTGGTCGGCGACGGAGCGCTGGCGGATTTCGGCGCGGTGGGCGTGGATGTGTTCTTCGTCATCAGCGGTTTCGTCATCGCCACGACGGCGCGAGGACAGGCGGGCGTCGATGCGGCGGGCGCGTTCCTGTGGCGACGGTTTCGCAGGGTGGCGCCGATCTATTGGCTGTTGTCGGCGCCGATCCTGGTCGGGATGGCGCGGGGCGGGACGTTAAGCGCCGATGTGGCGGCGGCGACGGTCCTGTTCTGGCCCTTCAGCGGGCTGGAGATGACGTTTCCGGCGCTGGGGCCGGGGTGGACCCTGTGTTTCGAGATGCTGTTCTACGCCGCCTTCGGGTTGGCGATGGCGTTCGGGCGGCGGGTCGGATGGGGGCTGGTCGGCGCCTATGGGGTGCTGCTGGTAGCCGGATGTTTCGTCGCGGCGCCGGTGCTGAGGTTCTGGGGCGCGCCGATCCTCGTGGAGTTTCTGCTGGGCATGGGGATCGCCGGGATCTGGCGGTTCATGCCGCGATGGGCCGGGCCGTGGGCGGTCGGGCTGGGGCTGGTCGTTCTGGGTCTGACGGTGGTGGTCGGATACGGGCGGGTCGACGGGGTGGAGGCCCTGAACGATCCGGCGACGGGGGTGGCGCGGGTTCTGATCTGGGGCCTGCCCAGCGCCCTTCTGGTGTTCGGGGCGGTGCGGATGGAGCGGCTGGACCGGGCGCCGGGAAGGGTCGAGCGGGCGGCGGCCTTCATGGGGGATGCGTCCTATTCGATCTATCTGACGCATGTGCTCGTGATCCGCGCGCTGGGTCGGCTGTTCGAGAGCGGGGTGGTCTCGGCGCCGGGGGATGCGGTGGCGGCGCTGACGGTGCTGGTCAGTCTGGCGGCGGGGGTCGCCGTGCATCTGTGGGTCGAGCGGCCGTTGTTGCGGCTGATGACGCCTTCAAGACACTGCGTCTAG
- a CDS encoding SGNH/GDSL hydrolase family protein: protein MPGVRIGAASAAPGGVLGGVLGGTRFAVPDLPVWSAAVRTMQAGGREARLLCIGDSVTQGFGGVAGGWTPNARGGAWPERLAASMSRRGLPASAASVAGAGAADGASGGYAAYDPRVTLGSGWSVNALAGMGGKLFAGAAGSTGGWRFQPDSPVDRFDLWAVTNTALGVLTVETNGVARATVNTTKAAAMEATTVTFPETSGPVTVRWASGGAVFVVGGVAWRSEARRARVINAGWGGSKVADWIATDQPYRAYGALPVAAADLTVIGLTINDWNAGTAAATYKTQLGSLIDRAAATGDVLLMTGCPSDPAQGRASYGMQDAIRGAAVEVAAARGLATPIDGKTLFGGVFAGDLMFDAVHPNAAGQARIAEAVRARVMI, encoded by the coding sequence ATGCCGGGCGTCAGGATCGGCGCGGCGTCGGCGGCGCCGGGCGGGGTGCTGGGCGGTGTCTTGGGAGGGACGCGGTTCGCCGTTCCCGACCTCCCCGTCTGGTCGGCGGCGGTCAGGACGATGCAGGCGGGCGGGCGCGAGGCGCGTCTGCTGTGCATCGGCGACAGCGTGACGCAAGGGTTCGGCGGGGTCGCCGGGGGCTGGACCCCCAATGCGCGGGGCGGCGCCTGGCCCGAACGACTGGCGGCGTCGATGAGCAGACGGGGCCTGCCCGCGTCGGCGGCCTCGGTCGCCGGAGCGGGCGCGGCGGATGGGGCCAGTGGCGGCTATGCGGCCTATGATCCGCGCGTGACGCTGGGCAGCGGCTGGAGCGTCAACGCCTTGGCGGGGATGGGCGGCAAACTGTTTGCCGGCGCTGCGGGCTCGACCGGCGGATGGCGTTTCCAGCCCGACAGTCCGGTGGATCGGTTCGACCTGTGGGCCGTGACCAATACGGCGCTGGGGGTCCTGACGGTCGAGACGAACGGTGTGGCGCGAGCCACGGTCAATACGACCAAGGCGGCGGCGATGGAGGCGACGACCGTGACCTTTCCAGAGACCAGCGGGCCGGTGACGGTGCGCTGGGCCTCGGGCGGGGCGGTGTTCGTCGTGGGCGGGGTCGCCTGGCGGTCGGAGGCGAGGCGCGCGCGGGTGATCAACGCCGGATGGGGCGGATCGAAGGTCGCGGACTGGATCGCGACGGATCAGCCGTACCGTGCATATGGCGCGCTGCCGGTCGCGGCGGCGGACCTGACGGTGATCGGTCTGACGATCAACGACTGGAATGCGGGGACGGCGGCGGCGACCTACAAGACGCAACTGGGGTCTCTGATCGACCGGGCGGCGGCGACGGGGGATGTGCTGCTAATGACCGGCTGTCCGTCCGATCCCGCCCAGGGCAGGGCGAGCTATGGGATGCAGGACGCCATCCGTGGCGCCGCGGTCGAGGTCGCGGCGGCCAGGGGGCTGGCGACGCCCATCGACGGGAAGACCCTGTTCGGCGGCGTCTTCGCGGGCGACCTGATGTTCGACGCCGTCCACCCCAATGCGGCGGGACAGGCGCGGATCGCCGAGGCCGTGCGGGCGCGCGTGATGATCTGA
- a CDS encoding terminase family protein, with translation MKHQHQPADRTLKTWLLLGGRGSGKTFAGSVWIDVLAREFSGITLALVGPALHDVREVMVEGTSGIKALAEPGDRPRWEAGRRRLVWGNQSAAYAFSAEDPDSLRGPQFHAAWADEFCAWRRPDRVLSNLRFGLRLGTEPLLAVTTTPRPIPALRQLMAEAGTVTERAQTALNAHNLSPGFLAHLNDVYGGTRLAAQELEGLVVEGEGALFCIEELRRARGARPPELDRVVVAVDPPATARGDACGVVVVGRKDGRAFVLADRTVRGRSPSGWAAVVCQAAREFGAQEVIAEGNQGGDMVRAVLGASDCPAKIEMVHATRSKAARAEPVALLYEQGRVIHCDAFSALEEEMLALGSEGGPSPDRADALVWGITRLMLEARSAGPRVRGL, from the coding sequence TTGAAGCATCAGCACCAGCCGGCTGATCGGACGCTGAAGACCTGGCTGCTGCTGGGCGGCCGGGGATCGGGCAAGACCTTCGCCGGGTCGGTCTGGATCGACGTGCTGGCGCGCGAGTTTTCCGGCATCACCCTGGCCCTGGTCGGCCCCGCCCTGCACGACGTGCGCGAAGTGATGGTGGAGGGGACGTCGGGGATCAAGGCGCTGGCGGAGCCGGGCGACCGGCCGCGCTGGGAGGCCGGGCGGCGGCGGCTGGTGTGGGGCAATCAGTCGGCGGCCTATGCGTTTTCGGCGGAAGATCCCGACAGTCTGAGAGGGCCGCAGTTCCATGCGGCCTGGGCCGACGAGTTCTGCGCCTGGCGACGCCCCGACCGGGTGTTGTCGAACCTGAGGTTTGGACTGCGGCTGGGGACCGAACCGCTGCTGGCCGTGACGACGACGCCACGGCCGATCCCGGCGCTGCGCCAACTGATGGCCGAGGCCGGGACGGTGACGGAGCGGGCCCAGACGGCGCTGAACGCGCACAATCTGTCGCCGGGGTTCCTGGCGCATCTGAACGATGTCTATGGCGGCACGCGACTGGCCGCGCAGGAGCTGGAAGGCCTGGTGGTCGAGGGCGAGGGCGCCTTGTTCTGCATCGAGGAACTGAGGCGGGCCAGGGGCGCGCGGCCGCCGGAGCTGGACCGGGTGGTGGTGGCGGTCGATCCGCCGGCGACCGCGCGGGGCGACGCCTGCGGCGTGGTGGTGGTCGGGCGAAAGGACGGCCGGGCCTTCGTCCTGGCCGACCGGACGGTCCGGGGGCGCTCGCCCAGCGGCTGGGCCGCCGTGGTCTGTCAGGCCGCGCGCGAGTTCGGGGCGCAGGAGGTGATTGCGGAGGGCAATCAGGGCGGCGACATGGTGCGCGCGGTCCTGGGGGCCAGCGACTGTCCGGCCAAGATCGAAATGGTCCACGCCACGCGGTCCAAGGCCGCGCGGGCCGAGCCGGTGGCGCTGCTGTACGAACAGGGGCGTGTGATCCACTGCGACGCCTTTTCGGCCCTGGAGGAAGAGATGCTGGCTCTGGGGTCCGAGGGCGGACCCAGCCCCGACCGGGCCGACGCCCTGGTGTGGGGGATCACGCGGCTGATGCTGGAGGCGCGCTCGGCCGGGCCGAGGGTGCGGGGGCTTTAG
- a CDS encoding YcgN family cysteine cluster protein has translation MQAYWETKTLDEMSPTEWEGLCDGCGLCCVIRFEDEDSGEVIPTRVHCKLFDSKACSCSDYANRKAQVPDCIKLTPGNIEALAWMPKSCAYRRLNEGRTLAKWHPLVSGSRETVHTAGVSVRGQTISELSLAEPEDALDFEAPEWAVERGRER, from the coding sequence ATGCAAGCCTACTGGGAAACCAAGACCCTGGACGAGATGTCGCCGACCGAATGGGAGGGGCTGTGCGACGGGTGCGGGCTGTGCTGCGTGATCCGGTTCGAGGATGAGGATTCCGGCGAGGTCATTCCGACGCGGGTCCACTGCAAACTGTTCGATTCCAAGGCCTGTTCGTGCTCGGACTATGCGAACCGCAAGGCCCAGGTGCCCGACTGCATCAAGCTGACGCCCGGAAACATCGAGGCGCTGGCGTGGATGCCCAAGTCCTGCGCCTATCGCCGGCTGAACGAAGGGCGGACGCTGGCGAAATGGCATCCTCTGGTCTCGGGCAGTCGCGAGACGGTGCACACGGCCGGGGTGTCGGTGCGGGGGCAGACGATTTCGGAGCTGTCGCTGGCCGAACCGGAGGACGCGCTGGACTTCGAGGCGCCGGAATGGGCGGTTGAACGCGGTCGCGAACGCTAG
- a CDS encoding multidrug efflux SMR transporter — MSFATWAALLGAIMLEVAGTSLLQASHQFTRAWPTAGMAVCYGLAFYLLSIALKQMPVGIAYAIWSGLGVVLISIIGAVAFRQRLDPPAIAGLAMIVGGVVVINLFSRTVGH, encoded by the coding sequence ATGAGTTTTGCGACCTGGGCCGCACTGTTGGGCGCCATCATGCTGGAGGTGGCGGGGACCAGCCTGCTGCAGGCCTCGCATCAGTTCACGCGGGCCTGGCCGACGGCGGGAATGGCGGTCTGCTACGGCCTGGCCTTCTATTTGCTGTCCATTGCGCTGAAACAGATGCCGGTGGGGATCGCCTATGCGATCTGGAGCGGGTTGGGGGTGGTGCTGATCTCGATCATCGGCGCCGTCGCGTTCCGCCAGAGACTGGACCCGCCGGCCATCGCCGGCCTGGCGATGATCGTTGGCGGGGTGGTGGTGATCAATCTGTTCTCCCGCACGGTGGGGCATTGA
- a CDS encoding TetR/AcrR family transcriptional regulator, whose translation MDTTARRRAPSDTRAEIIEKALEVAAELGASGFTLDAVAARTSVSKGALLHHFPSKIALLEGMVDHLGRMHTDMILAEAARDPEPYGRNARAYLRATVNEPVTPQNVSIGRVIMAACAIDPNLARRWNGWIDKVKGDDPSDPVGADDAVMLRLIADGLWMSDLFGTHQVSPDQRQALLSLLTPGHPITANDA comes from the coding sequence ATGGACACGACTGCACGCCGCCGCGCGCCCAGCGATACGCGCGCCGAAATCATCGAAAAGGCGCTGGAAGTGGCGGCGGAGCTGGGGGCGTCGGGCTTTACCCTGGATGCGGTGGCGGCGCGGACGAGCGTCAGCAAGGGCGCCCTGCTGCATCATTTTCCCAGCAAGATCGCGCTGTTGGAAGGGATGGTCGATCATCTGGGGCGGATGCACACGGACATGATCCTGGCCGAGGCCGCGCGTGATCCCGAACCCTATGGCCGCAATGCGCGCGCCTATCTGAGGGCGACGGTGAACGAGCCGGTGACGCCGCAGAACGTCAGCATCGGCCGGGTCATCATGGCCGCCTGCGCCATCGACCCCAATCTGGCGCGCCGCTGGAACGGGTGGATCGACAAGGTGAAGGGGGATGATCCCAGCGATCCGGTCGGTGCCGACGACGCCGTGATGCTGAGGCTTATCGCGGACGGGCTGTGGATGTCGGACCTGTTCGGAACGCATCAGGTTTCGCCCGACCAGAGGCAGGCGCTGCTGTCGCTACTGACGCCCGGCCACCCGATCACGGCCAATGACGCATGA
- a CDS encoding ABC-F family ATP-binding cassette domain-containing protein produces the protein MAARPPLVALKDVRLQDGQRPLFDGVDLAVEPRSRAALVGRNGAGKSTLMKVVMGLIEPDSGDRSVQSATRFAYVPQEPVITGETLLDYAASGAAESWTAESWLATFGLDPAKSAKGLSGGETRRAALAKAFAEEPDLLLLDEPTNHLDILAIELLETELISARFALLVVSHDRAFLNRVTDTVHWLEGRRVRTLNKGFVEFDDWSTKVLEEEAESLRRLTKTIERETATFYSSITARRSRNEGRARSLNALRAERAEKMKDAPRELYLGVDSGATSGKLVAEIKGVSKGFAGRTLFKDLTTRIMRGDRLGIVGPNGAGKTTLVKTLLGELAPDEGTVRMGANLEPVYLDQSREGLKSDMTLWDALTPGGGDSIIVRGVSKHVAAYAKDFLFSEAQLRQPISTLSGGERNRLLLARALAKPANLLILDEPTNDLDMDTLDKLEELLEGYDGTLILVSHDRDFIDRLSTSTLALNGRGDIVETPGGWTDFIRQNPGFLQPGANPRPQDKAAAERAAANPAPAAVKKAGKLTFKDAHRLKELETLIDALPAQIARHDATLADSTLYARDPKAFDAAMKAAEKARADLENAEMEWLELEEKKAALAG, from the coding sequence ATGGCAGCCAGACCCCCTCTCGTCGCGCTCAAGGACGTCCGCCTTCAGGACGGCCAGCGCCCCCTGTTCGACGGCGTCGATCTTGCGGTCGAACCGCGCAGCCGCGCCGCCCTGGTGGGCCGCAACGGCGCGGGCAAGTCCACCCTGATGAAGGTGGTCATGGGCCTGATCGAGCCGGACAGCGGCGACCGTTCGGTCCAGTCCGCCACCCGCTTCGCCTATGTGCCGCAGGAGCCGGTCATCACCGGCGAGACCTTGCTGGACTACGCGGCGTCCGGCGCGGCCGAGAGCTGGACCGCTGAGAGCTGGCTGGCCACCTTCGGCCTCGATCCCGCCAAGTCCGCCAAGGGCCTGTCGGGCGGAGAGACCCGCCGCGCGGCGCTCGCCAAGGCCTTCGCCGAGGAGCCCGACCTGCTGCTGCTGGACGAGCCGACCAACCACCTGGACATCCTGGCCATCGAACTGCTGGAGACCGAGCTGATCTCGGCCCGGTTCGCGCTTCTGGTCGTCAGCCACGACCGCGCCTTCCTGAACCGCGTCACCGACACGGTGCACTGGCTTGAGGGGCGCCGCGTCCGCACCCTGAACAAGGGTTTCGTCGAGTTCGACGACTGGTCGACCAAGGTGCTGGAGGAAGAGGCCGAATCCCTGCGCCGCCTGACCAAGACCATCGAGCGCGAGACCGCCACCTTCTACTCCTCCATCACCGCCCGCCGCAGCCGCAACGAGGGCCGCGCCCGCTCGCTGAACGCGCTGCGCGCCGAACGCGCCGAAAAGATGAAGGACGCCCCGCGCGAGCTTTATCTGGGCGTCGATTCCGGCGCCACGTCGGGGAAGCTGGTCGCCGAGATCAAGGGCGTGTCCAAGGGCTTCGCCGGCCGCACCCTGTTCAAGGACCTGACCACCCGCATCATGCGCGGCGACCGGCTGGGCATCGTCGGTCCCAACGGGGCGGGCAAGACCACCCTGGTCAAGACCCTGCTGGGCGAACTGGCCCCCGATGAGGGCACGGTCCGCATGGGCGCGAACCTGGAGCCCGTCTATCTGGACCAGTCGCGCGAGGGGCTGAAGTCGGACATGACCCTGTGGGACGCCCTGACGCCAGGCGGCGGCGACAGCATCATCGTGCGCGGCGTTTCCAAACACGTCGCCGCCTACGCCAAGGACTTCCTGTTCTCCGAGGCCCAGCTGCGTCAGCCGATCTCGACCCTGTCGGGCGGCGAGCGCAACCGCCTGCTGCTGGCCCGCGCCCTGGCCAAGCCCGCCAATCTGCTGATCCTCGACGAACCGACCAACGACCTGGACATGGATACGTTGGACAAGCTGGAAGAGCTGCTGGAGGGCTATGACGGCACCCTGATCCTGGTGTCGCACGACCGCGATTTCATCGACCGCCTGTCCACCTCGACCCTGGCCCTGAACGGGCGCGGCGACATCGTCGAGACCCCCGGCGGCTGGACCGACTTCATCCGCCAGAACCCCGGCTTCCTCCAGCCCGGCGCCAATCCCCGCCCTCAGGATAAGGCCGCCGCCGAACGCGCCGCCGCCAACCCCGCCCCCGCTGCTGTCAAGAAGGCCGGCAAGCTGACCTTCAAGGATGCTCACCGCCTGAAGGAGCTGGAAACCCTGATCGACGCCCTCCCCGCCCAGATCGCCAGACACGACGCCACCCTGGCCGATTCCACCCTCTACGCGCGCGACCCCAAGGCCTTCGACGCCGCCATGAAGGCCGCCGAAAAAGCCCGCGCCGACCTGGAGAACGCCGAGATGGAATGGCTGGAGCTGGAAGAGAAGAAGGCGGCTCTCGCGGGTTAG